In Nonomuraea muscovyensis, the following proteins share a genomic window:
- the hutU gene encoding urocanate hydratase → MSDDVRRVIRSPRGTDLSCQGWQQEAAYRMLHNNLDPEVAEHPDKLVVYGGTGKAARDWPSFDAIARTLQGLKQDETLLVQSGRPVGVMRTHEWAPRVLLANSNLVGDWATWEEFRRLEALGLTMYGQMTAGSWIYIGTQGILQGTYETFAAVAAKRFGGSLAGTITLTAGLGGMGGAQPLAVTMNDGVAICVDCDPSRISRRIEHRYLDVQASSLDEALRLAVEARDARRPLSIGLLGNAADVLPRLLAMDAPIDVVTDQTSAHDPLAYLPLGTAFEDMRDEVAKDPAGFTQRARESMARHVEAMVGFMDRGAEVFDYGNSIRGEAKLAGYTRAFDFPGFVPAYIRPLFCEGRGPFRWAALSGDPRDIAATDRAILDLFPENESLARWIKLAGERVAFQGLPARICWLGYGERDKAGLRFNEMVASGELRAPIVIGRDHLDCGSVASPYRETEAMLDGSDAIADWPLLNAMVNVASGASWVSIHHGGGVGIGRSIHAGQVAVADGTELAAQKLERVLTNDPGMGVIRHVDAGYDRAAEVAAERGVPIPMAGGDSR, encoded by the coding sequence ATGAGCGACGACGTCCGGCGGGTGATCCGCTCCCCGCGCGGCACGGACCTGTCCTGCCAGGGCTGGCAGCAGGAGGCCGCCTACCGGATGCTGCACAACAACCTGGACCCCGAGGTCGCGGAGCATCCGGACAAGCTCGTCGTCTACGGCGGCACCGGCAAGGCGGCCCGCGACTGGCCGTCGTTCGACGCCATCGCCCGCACACTCCAGGGGCTCAAGCAGGACGAGACCCTGCTCGTGCAGTCGGGCCGCCCGGTCGGCGTGATGCGCACGCACGAGTGGGCGCCGCGCGTCCTGCTCGCCAACTCCAACCTCGTCGGCGACTGGGCCACCTGGGAGGAGTTCCGCCGGCTGGAAGCGCTCGGGCTGACGATGTACGGGCAGATGACGGCCGGCTCGTGGATCTACATCGGCACCCAGGGCATCCTGCAGGGCACCTACGAGACGTTCGCCGCCGTGGCCGCCAAGCGGTTCGGCGGCTCGCTGGCCGGCACGATCACGCTCACAGCCGGGCTCGGCGGCATGGGCGGCGCCCAGCCGCTGGCCGTCACCATGAACGACGGCGTCGCCATCTGCGTCGACTGCGACCCGTCCCGCATCTCCCGCCGCATCGAGCACCGCTACCTCGACGTGCAGGCGTCGTCGCTGGACGAAGCACTGCGGCTCGCGGTCGAGGCCCGCGACGCACGCCGCCCGCTGTCGATCGGGCTGCTCGGCAACGCCGCCGATGTGCTGCCCCGGCTGCTGGCGATGGACGCCCCCATCGACGTGGTCACCGACCAGACCTCGGCGCACGACCCGCTGGCCTACCTGCCGCTCGGCACGGCGTTCGAGGACATGCGCGACGAGGTCGCCAAGGACCCGGCCGGGTTCACGCAGCGGGCCCGCGAGTCGATGGCCAGGCACGTCGAGGCCATGGTGGGCTTCATGGACCGGGGCGCCGAGGTCTTCGACTACGGCAACTCGATCCGCGGCGAGGCCAAGCTGGCGGGCTACACCAGGGCGTTCGACTTCCCCGGGTTCGTCCCGGCGTACATCAGGCCGCTGTTCTGCGAGGGCAGGGGGCCGTTCCGCTGGGCGGCGCTGTCCGGCGACCCGCGCGACATCGCGGCCACCGACCGGGCCATCCTCGACCTGTTCCCGGAGAACGAGTCGCTGGCCCGGTGGATCAAACTGGCCGGGGAACGTGTCGCCTTCCAGGGACTGCCCGCCCGCATCTGCTGGCTCGGCTACGGCGAACGCGACAAGGCGGGCCTCAGGTTCAACGAGATGGTCGCCTCCGGCGAGCTGCGCGCCCCGATCGTCATCGGCCGGGACCACCTCGACTGCGGGTCGGTCGCCTCGCCGTACCGGGAGACCGAGGCCATGCTCGACGGCTCCGACGCGATCGCCGACTGGCCGCTGCTCAACGCCATGGTCAACGTCGCCTCCGGCGCTTCCTGGGTGTCGATCCACCACGGTGGCGGCGTCGGCATCGGCCGGTCGATCCACGCCGGTCAGGTGGCCGTGGCCGACGGCACCGAGCTGGCCGCCCAGAAGCTGGAGCGCGTCCTGACCAACGACCCCGGCATGGGCGTGATCCGGCACGTGGACGCCGGCTACGACCGGGCCGCCGAGGTGGCGGCCGAGCGCGGTGTGCCGATCCCGATGGCGGGCGGCGACTCCCGGTGA
- the hutI gene encoding imidazolonepropionase, which yields MSDSFLIDNIGSLVTNDPALGEGILGLVEDAALVVEDGLVTWAGPRSRIPEGAARERFDAGGRAVVPGFVDSHAHLVFAGDRTREFEARMSGRPYTAGGIRTTVAATRAATDDELRANVRRLVAEALRSGTTTVECKSGYGLTVEDEARSLRLAGERTDEVTYLGAHVVPPEYAEKPDAYVDLVRGEMLDACAPHARWIDVFCDRGAFDGDQTRAILAAGKERGLVPRVHAGQLGPGPGVAIAVELGAASADHVTHLSDADVEALASSETVATLLPGAEFSTRSPYPDARRLLDAGATVALAADCNPGSSYTTNIPFCIALAVRDMNMTPAEAVWAATMGGARALRRTDVGRLSPGARADVVLLDAPSPVHLSYRPGVPLVAQVWQNGTPRLP from the coding sequence ATGAGTGACTCCTTCCTCATCGACAACATCGGCTCGCTCGTCACCAACGACCCCGCGCTGGGCGAGGGGATTCTCGGCCTGGTGGAGGACGCGGCACTGGTCGTCGAGGACGGCCTCGTGACCTGGGCCGGCCCGAGGTCGCGGATTCCCGAGGGGGCCGCGCGGGAGCGGTTCGACGCGGGTGGCCGGGCGGTCGTTCCGGGGTTCGTGGACAGCCACGCGCACCTGGTGTTCGCCGGTGACCGAACCCGTGAGTTCGAGGCCCGGATGTCCGGCCGGCCGTACACCGCGGGCGGCATCCGCACCACCGTCGCGGCCACCCGTGCCGCCACGGACGACGAGCTGCGCGCCAACGTCCGGCGGCTCGTCGCCGAGGCGCTGCGGTCGGGCACCACGACCGTCGAGTGCAAGTCGGGGTACGGGCTGACCGTCGAGGACGAGGCCCGGAGCCTGCGCCTGGCCGGCGAGCGGACCGACGAGGTGACCTACCTCGGCGCGCACGTGGTGCCCCCGGAGTACGCCGAGAAGCCGGACGCCTACGTCGACCTGGTGCGCGGCGAGATGCTGGACGCGTGCGCGCCGCACGCCCGGTGGATCGACGTCTTCTGCGACCGCGGGGCCTTCGACGGCGACCAGACCCGGGCCATCCTGGCCGCCGGGAAGGAACGGGGCCTCGTGCCGAGGGTGCACGCCGGTCAGCTCGGGCCCGGCCCGGGTGTGGCGATCGCCGTCGAGCTGGGCGCGGCGTCGGCCGACCACGTGACACACCTCAGCGACGCCGACGTCGAGGCGCTGGCCTCCAGTGAGACGGTGGCGACCCTGCTGCCGGGCGCGGAGTTCTCCACCCGCTCCCCGTACCCGGACGCACGCCGCCTCCTCGACGCGGGCGCCACCGTGGCCCTGGCCGCCGACTGCAACCCCGGCTCCAGCTACACCACCAACATCCCGTTCTGCATCGCCCTGGCCGTACGCGACATGAACATGACCCCGGCGGAAGCCGTCTGGGCCGCCACGATGGGCGGCGCCCGCGCGCTGCGCCGCACGGACGTGGGCCGCCTCTCCCCGGGCGCACGCGCGGACGTGGTGCTGCTGGACGCCCCCTCCCCCGTCCACCTCTCCTACCGCCCCGGCGTGCCGCTGGTCGCCCAGGTCTGGCAGAACGGCACCCCCCGACTCCCTTGA
- a CDS encoding MurR/RpiR family transcriptional regulator, giving the protein MSDPMATGVAVASDDASRVAARLRELVEGHRLSPSQRRIARYLLDRPEQAVFLTSVDIAEAVGISQPSVTRFAFALGFTGFPEFRDHLRAALRDGQEPAAEPALNPLQAMVNSEIRNLELLRDSLADTRLAEVAAQLAASRPLPVVGLRVSAPLAHLFGYLAAKAHPDVRVIDTPGSTLEDRLSRAAQAGASWTLAFGLPRYPRELREGLIWARRAGLRVALVTDHSVGALAEHADVVLTAPVSSQFAFDSQAAPSVLCAALVHSMVYALPTEEQSSIEEFENSAAERRLFLPE; this is encoded by the coding sequence GTGAGTGATCCGATGGCCACGGGCGTGGCGGTCGCATCCGACGACGCCTCGCGGGTGGCGGCCCGCCTGCGGGAGCTGGTCGAGGGCCACCGGCTCTCGCCCTCCCAGCGGCGGATCGCCCGCTACCTCCTGGACCGCCCCGAGCAGGCGGTGTTCCTGACCAGCGTGGACATCGCCGAGGCGGTCGGCATCAGCCAGCCGTCCGTGACGCGGTTCGCCTTCGCCCTGGGGTTCACCGGCTTTCCCGAGTTCCGCGACCACCTGCGCGCCGCGCTGCGCGACGGCCAGGAACCTGCCGCCGAGCCGGCGCTCAACCCCCTGCAGGCCATGGTCAACTCCGAGATCCGCAACCTGGAGCTGCTGCGTGACAGCCTCGCCGACACGCGTCTGGCCGAGGTCGCGGCGCAGCTCGCCGCCTCCCGGCCGCTGCCTGTCGTGGGGTTGCGCGTCTCGGCGCCGCTCGCCCACCTGTTCGGCTACCTCGCCGCCAAGGCCCATCCCGACGTCCGCGTGATCGACACTCCGGGTTCGACGCTGGAGGACCGGCTGAGCCGCGCCGCCCAGGCCGGGGCGTCGTGGACGCTGGCCTTCGGGCTGCCCCGCTACCCTCGCGAGCTGCGCGAGGGCCTGATCTGGGCCCGGCGGGCCGGACTGCGGGTGGCGCTCGTCACCGACCACTCCGTCGGCGCCCTCGCCGAGCACGCCGACGTCGTCCTCACCGCGCCCGTCAGCTCGCAGTTCGCCTTCGACTCCCAGGCCGCGCCCAGCGTGCTGTGCGCCGCCCTGGTCCATTCGATGGTCTACGCGCTGCCCACCGAGGAGCAGTCCTCGATCGAGGAGTTCGAGAACAGCGCCGCCGAGCGCAGGCTGTTCCTGCCCGAATGA
- a CDS encoding allantoate amidohydrolase yields MRRRFEQVWEALARVGDGGAAGYHRFAWTPVDLALRGWFEEQAARRGMTYERDRNGNQWAWWGPPGPGAVVTGSHLDSVPGGGAFDGPLGVVSAFLAVDELRERGVTPARPLAVVNFTDEEGARFGVACVGSRLLTGVLSPADARELRDADGVTLAEAMRAAGADPGALGRDEEALARIGAFVELHIEQGRGLADLDAPVGVASAIWPHGRWRCTFHGEANHAGTTRLADRHDPMLPFASTVLAARDSAERLGALATFGKVRLDPNGTNAIPSRVDAWLDGRAPDAETVRAMVAEITAAARTAAAGHGVRVEVVAESTTPVVRFGDELRDRIVAVLGGVPALPTGAGHDAGILSASVPSAMIFVRNPTGVSHSPAEHAGVDDCVAGVAALASVLEQLACR; encoded by the coding sequence CTGCGGCGCCGGTTCGAGCAGGTCTGGGAGGCGCTCGCCCGGGTCGGCGACGGCGGGGCCGCCGGCTACCACCGCTTCGCCTGGACGCCGGTGGACCTCGCCCTGCGCGGCTGGTTCGAGGAGCAGGCGGCGCGGCGCGGCATGACGTACGAGCGGGACCGCAACGGCAACCAGTGGGCCTGGTGGGGCCCGCCGGGGCCCGGCGCGGTGGTGACCGGCAGCCACCTGGACAGCGTGCCGGGTGGCGGCGCCTTCGACGGGCCGCTCGGCGTGGTGTCGGCGTTCCTCGCCGTGGACGAGCTGCGCGAGCGCGGCGTCACGCCGGCCCGCCCGCTGGCCGTCGTGAACTTCACCGACGAGGAGGGCGCCCGCTTCGGCGTGGCCTGCGTCGGCAGCCGCCTGCTCACCGGCGTGCTCTCCCCCGCCGACGCCCGCGAGCTGCGCGACGCCGACGGCGTGACCCTGGCCGAGGCGATGCGCGCGGCCGGCGCCGACCCCGGCGCGCTCGGCCGCGACGAGGAGGCGCTGGCGCGCATCGGCGCGTTCGTGGAGCTCCACATCGAGCAGGGCCGCGGGCTCGCCGACCTGGACGCCCCGGTCGGCGTGGCCAGCGCCATCTGGCCGCACGGCCGCTGGCGCTGCACCTTCCACGGCGAGGCCAACCACGCCGGCACCACCCGCCTGGCCGACCGGCACGACCCGATGCTGCCCTTTGCCTCCACCGTGCTCGCCGCCCGGGACTCCGCCGAACGGCTCGGCGCGCTGGCCACGTTCGGCAAGGTCCGCCTCGACCCCAACGGCACCAACGCGATCCCGTCCCGGGTGGACGCCTGGCTCGACGGGCGTGCCCCCGACGCCGAGACGGTGCGGGCCATGGTGGCCGAGATCACCGCCGCCGCCCGTACGGCGGCGGCAGGGCACGGCGTGCGCGTCGAGGTCGTCGCCGAGTCCACCACCCCGGTCGTCCGGTTCGGCGACGAGCTGCGAGACCGGATCGTGGCGGTCCTCGGCGGGGTTCCGGCCCTGCCCACCGGAGCCGGGCACGACGCGGGCATCCTGTCGGCGTCCGTCCCGAGCGCCATGATCTTCGTCCGCAACCCCACGGGGGTGAGCCACAGCCCCGCCGAACACGCCGGCGTCGACGACTGCGTCGCCGGCGTGGCGGCCCTGGCCTCGGTGCTGGAGCAACTGGCATGCCGGTGA
- a CDS encoding formimidoylglutamate deiminase: MPVTRYYADHAWLGGGRTVAGVIIEVTGDRISALHPTTSPPHPAPDLTPRPTSQPVSRPASHPTPQPAPELSGLPAARRGTTGPPPGTVHLRGVTLPGLANAHSHAFHRALRGRTQRERGTFWTWREQMYGVAARLTPDGYHALARAVYAEMALAGVTCVGEFHYVHHDTGGRPYASPNAMGEALVAAAADAGLRITLLDTCYLRGGIGAALEGPQLRFGDRDAEAWAERAAGLRGGGHARIGAAVHSVRAVPADQLATVAGWARERGAPLHFHLSEQVAENEACLAEYGRTPAALLAEHGALGPLSSAVHATHLTSRDIALLGGSRTTVCLCPTTERDLADGIGPARSLADAGAPLSLGSDSNAIVDLLEEARGVELDERLATRHRGHWLAADLLRAATSDGHASLGWPETGRLEVGAPADFVTVGLDSVRMAGAPVDALLESVVFGATAADVREVVVAGRPIVSAGHHLLVENVPAALSAAITSLTTSGPPASGAGRSGGTASIPTGDAHE; the protein is encoded by the coding sequence ATGCCGGTGACCCGCTACTACGCCGACCACGCCTGGCTCGGCGGTGGCCGTACGGTCGCCGGGGTGATCATCGAGGTCACCGGCGACCGCATCAGCGCACTCCACCCCACCACGTCCCCTCCTCACCCCGCGCCCGACCTAACCCCCCGACCCACCTCCCAGCCCGTGTCCCGGCCTGCCTCCCACCCCACCCCCCAACCCGCGCCCGAACTCTCCGGACTGCCGGCAGCACGCCGGGGAACAACCGGCCCGCCGCCGGGCACCGTTCACCTGCGCGGCGTCACCCTGCCGGGGTTGGCCAACGCCCACTCGCACGCCTTCCACCGGGCGCTGCGCGGGCGCACCCAGCGCGAGCGCGGCACCTTCTGGACGTGGCGGGAGCAGATGTACGGCGTCGCGGCCCGCCTCACCCCGGACGGCTACCACGCCCTGGCCCGCGCGGTCTACGCCGAGATGGCCCTGGCCGGGGTGACCTGCGTGGGCGAGTTCCACTACGTGCACCACGACACCGGCGGCCGGCCGTACGCCTCCCCCAACGCCATGGGAGAGGCGCTCGTCGCGGCCGCCGCCGACGCGGGCCTGCGGATCACCCTGCTCGACACCTGCTACCTGCGGGGCGGCATCGGCGCTGCGTTGGAGGGGCCGCAACTGCGGTTCGGCGACCGTGACGCCGAGGCGTGGGCCGAGCGGGCCGCCGGGTTGCGGGGCGGCGGGCACGCCAGGATCGGCGCCGCCGTCCACTCGGTCCGCGCCGTCCCCGCCGACCAGCTCGCCACGGTCGCGGGCTGGGCTCGCGAGCGGGGCGCGCCGCTGCACTTCCACCTGTCCGAGCAGGTCGCCGAGAACGAGGCGTGCCTGGCCGAGTACGGGCGCACCCCGGCGGCGCTGCTGGCCGAGCACGGCGCGCTCGGCCCGCTCTCGTCCGCCGTGCACGCCACCCACCTCACCTCACGGGACATCGCCCTGCTCGGTGGTTCGCGCACCACCGTGTGCCTGTGCCCCACCACCGAACGCGACCTCGCCGACGGCATCGGCCCGGCCCGCTCCCTCGCCGACGCGGGCGCCCCGCTCTCGCTCGGCAGCGACAGCAACGCGATCGTGGACCTGCTGGAGGAGGCGCGTGGCGTGGAACTGGACGAACGGCTCGCCACCCGGCACCGCGGGCACTGGCTCGCGGCCGACCTGCTGCGGGCGGCCACCTCGGACGGCCACGCCTCCCTCGGCTGGCCGGAGACGGGCCGCCTGGAGGTGGGGGCCCCGGCCGACTTCGTGACCGTGGGACTCGACTCGGTCCGGATGGCCGGTGCGCCCGTGGACGCGCTGCTGGAGTCGGTGGTGTTCGGGGCGACGGCGGCGGACGTCCGGGAGGTGGTCGTCGCCGGCCGGCCCATCGTGTCGGCCGGCCACCACCTCCTGGTCGAGAACGTCCCCGCCGCCCTGTCCGCAGCCATCACCTCCCTCACCACCTCCGGACCCCCGGCCTCGGGCGCAGGACGCTCCGGTGGTACCGCTTCGATCCCGACGGGGGACGCGCATGAGTGA
- a CDS encoding cytochrome P450 → MAVRIDLVDQDHYADSGPPHEQLRWLRENDPVHRHEGEPAFWAVTRYDDVVHVSRHSELFSSHRKLALFDEMPEEQRALQRLMMLNQDPPEHTRRRSLVNRGFTPRTIGALEQHIREICDDLLDKCAGEADFVTDVAAPLPLYVICELLGAPVSDRDKLFNWSNRMIGAQDPDYAPASEDEGDPAMEVYAYANQLAALRRENPRDDIVTKLIQPDDNGETLTESEFDLFVLLLVVAGNETTRNAASGGMLALFDHPDQWDRLVADPSLARTAADEIVRWVSPVNLFRRTATRDVVLGGKQIKEDDKVVVFYSSANRDTSVFPDAEVFDIGRDPNPQIGFGGGGAHFCLGNHLAKLELRVLFEQLARRYPRLRRTGEARRLRSNFINGIKELPVVLR, encoded by the coding sequence ATGGCTGTGCGGATCGACCTCGTCGACCAGGACCACTACGCGGACTCCGGTCCACCCCACGAGCAGCTTCGCTGGCTGCGCGAGAACGACCCCGTCCACCGGCACGAGGGCGAGCCCGCGTTCTGGGCGGTCACCCGCTACGACGACGTCGTACACGTCTCGCGGCACTCCGAGCTGTTCTCCTCGCACCGCAAGCTCGCCCTGTTCGACGAGATGCCGGAGGAGCAGCGGGCGCTCCAGCGGCTGATGATGCTCAACCAGGACCCGCCCGAGCACACCCGGCGGCGCTCCCTGGTCAACCGCGGCTTCACCCCCCGCACCATCGGCGCCCTCGAACAGCACATCCGCGAGATCTGCGACGACCTGCTCGACAAGTGCGCGGGCGAGGCCGACTTCGTCACCGACGTGGCCGCGCCCCTGCCGCTGTACGTCATCTGCGAGCTGCTCGGCGCCCCCGTCTCCGACCGGGACAAGCTCTTCAACTGGTCCAACCGCATGATCGGCGCGCAGGACCCCGACTACGCCCCCGCCTCCGAGGACGAGGGCGACCCGGCGATGGAGGTGTACGCGTACGCCAACCAGCTCGCCGCCCTGCGCAGGGAGAACCCCCGCGACGACATCGTCACCAAGCTCATCCAGCCCGACGACAACGGCGAGACGCTCACCGAGAGCGAGTTCGACCTGTTCGTGCTGCTGCTGGTCGTCGCCGGCAACGAGACCACCCGCAACGCGGCCTCCGGCGGCATGCTCGCCCTGTTCGACCACCCCGACCAGTGGGACCGCCTGGTCGCCGACCCGTCGCTGGCCCGCACCGCCGCCGACGAGATCGTCCGCTGGGTCTCGCCGGTCAACCTCTTCCGCCGTACGGCCACCCGTGACGTGGTGCTGGGCGGCAAGCAGATCAAGGAGGACGACAAGGTCGTCGTCTTCTACTCCTCCGCCAACCGGGACACCTCGGTCTTCCCGGACGCGGAGGTCTTCGACATCGGCCGCGACCCGAACCCGCAGATCGGCTTCGGCGGCGGCGGCGCGCACTTCTGCCTCGGCAACCACCTCGCCAAGCTGGAGCTGCGCGTCCTGTTCGAGCAGCTCGCCCGCCGCTACCCCCGCCTGCGCCGCACGGGCGAGGCGAGGCGGCTGCGTTCGAACTTCATCAACGGCATCAAGGAGCTCCCGGTCGTCCTGCGCTGA
- a CDS encoding aromatic amino acid lyase, translated as MASRAITLDGVRVRPSDIADLASHGEVAVRADPSGLDRAAAAHRAAQEIARHRPVYGRTTGVGANRTEDVAAADGDTHGLRLLRSHAGGIGPYVPADQVRAMLAVRANQILAGGAGLQPAFAEALVQALGSGHLPRVHEVGAIGTGDLTALAETGLTLIGERPWTGGRGAPPAPVTLEPGDALAFISSSALTIGQAALAWARIAASLRAANVVAALSLHAVDGGSEPYDAEVHAGRPHPGIAEVAAEMRRLLGGPRRGGRVQDPFGYRCFPQVHGPAVEAVARVERVLEIEVNAAAENPLIRAAGGGSVHHHGGFHQATLALALDHLRVALLQSAQLSAARLATLVEPAFTGLRPFLADGAPAASGVMILEYSANSALADLRGVAQPAALGHAVLSRGVEEHAGFAAQSARQTLRAAESYRLVLACELVAAVRAVRQRAHPAEAAKPGRAASGSVASGSAASGSVRSGCPVPDPATPVGAAFAAVASQLDPRTEDRPLSADVERAVALLDALATV; from the coding sequence GTGGCGTCGCGGGCGATCACACTGGACGGGGTCCGGGTCCGGCCCTCCGACATCGCCGACCTGGCCAGCCACGGCGAGGTCGCCGTCCGGGCGGACCCTTCGGGGCTGGACCGGGCCGCAGCGGCGCATCGGGCGGCTCAGGAGATCGCGCGGCACCGCCCCGTCTACGGGCGCACCACCGGAGTGGGCGCCAACCGCACCGAGGACGTCGCCGCCGCCGACGGCGACACCCACGGTCTGCGCCTGCTGCGCAGCCACGCGGGCGGCATCGGCCCGTACGTGCCCGCCGACCAGGTGCGCGCCATGCTCGCCGTGCGGGCCAACCAGATCCTCGCCGGCGGGGCGGGGCTGCAGCCGGCCTTCGCCGAGGCGCTGGTCCAGGCTCTCGGGTCCGGGCACCTCCCGCGGGTGCACGAGGTCGGCGCCATCGGCACCGGCGACCTGACCGCGCTGGCCGAGACCGGGCTCACCCTCATCGGCGAGCGGCCGTGGACCGGCGGCCGGGGCGCGCCGCCCGCGCCTGTCACGCTGGAGCCGGGTGACGCGCTGGCGTTCATCAGCAGCAGCGCCCTGACCATCGGGCAGGCCGCGCTCGCCTGGGCGCGCATTGCCGCCTCGCTGCGGGCGGCGAACGTGGTCGCGGCCCTGTCCCTGCACGCCGTGGACGGCGGGAGCGAGCCGTACGACGCGGAGGTGCACGCCGGCCGGCCGCACCCCGGGATCGCGGAGGTGGCCGCCGAGATGCGCCGCCTGCTCGGCGGGCCCCGGCGGGGGGGCCGGGTCCAGGACCCGTTCGGCTACCGGTGCTTCCCGCAGGTCCACGGGCCTGCCGTGGAGGCGGTGGCGCGGGTCGAACGGGTGCTGGAGATCGAGGTCAACGCGGCGGCCGAGAACCCTCTCATCCGCGCCGCCGGAGGCGGGTCCGTCCACCATCACGGCGGTTTCCACCAGGCGACGCTCGCGCTCGCCCTCGACCACCTGCGCGTGGCGCTGCTGCAGTCGGCCCAGCTGTCAGCGGCCCGGCTGGCGACCCTGGTGGAGCCGGCGTTCACCGGCCTGCGCCCGTTCCTCGCCGACGGGGCGCCGGCGGCGTCGGGGGTGATGATCCTGGAGTACTCGGCCAACTCGGCGCTGGCCGACCTGCGGGGCGTCGCCCAGCCGGCCGCGCTCGGGCACGCCGTCCTGTCGCGGGGGGTGGAGGAACACGCGGGCTTCGCCGCGCAGTCGGCCCGCCAGACGCTGCGGGCCGCCGAGTCGTACCGGCTGGTGCTGGCCTGCGAGCTGGTGGCCGCCGTCCGCGCCGTACGGCAGCGCGCCCACCCGGCCGAGGCCGCGAAGCCCGGCCGGGCGGCGTCCGGTTCCGTGGCGTCCGGTTCTGCGGCATCCGGTTCCGTGAGGTCCGGGTGCCCGGTGCCCGACCCGGCGACGCCCGTCGGGGCGGCGTTCGCCGCGGTGGCCTCCCAGCTCGACCCGCGGACCGAGGACCGGCCGCTGAGCGCGGACGTCGAGCGGGCGGTGGCCCTGCTGGACGCCCTCGCCACCGTCTGA
- a CDS encoding DUF559 domain-containing protein, whose translation MNPLLSPVTLLDRARHVTRAVPQAVACRQTAAHVWGLHVLSQGTPETDWPVELIAPGHLALPGCVTHPAPLPAEDATEHRGVRVTTPERTALDCARWLPRLEAVAALDQFARRGVDLEALWRRAPSWHLRDLLSLADPGARSPRESWLRVILVDGGLPRPGTQIHVPLTAGRSAYLDLGWEPYRLAVEYDGQDHHTSAADQRHDGARREELQRRGWHVIPVRKDVIPGQAAALLEHVANALIARGWRPDPAQTTRILSRIRAVRRRRR comes from the coding sequence GTGAACCCGCTCCTTTCCCCGGTCACCCTGCTGGACCGCGCCCGGCACGTCACCCGGGCGGTGCCGCAGGCCGTCGCCTGCCGCCAGACGGCCGCGCACGTGTGGGGTCTGCACGTGCTGAGCCAGGGCACACCCGAGACCGACTGGCCCGTCGAGCTGATCGCGCCCGGCCACCTGGCGCTGCCCGGCTGCGTCACCCACCCGGCACCGTTGCCCGCCGAGGACGCCACCGAGCACCGGGGCGTCCGCGTCACCACACCCGAGCGCACGGCGCTCGACTGCGCCCGATGGCTGCCGCGTCTGGAGGCGGTGGCCGCGCTCGACCAGTTCGCCCGGCGCGGAGTGGACCTGGAGGCGCTGTGGCGCCGGGCGCCCTCCTGGCATCTGCGCGACCTGCTGTCCCTGGCCGACCCGGGAGCGAGATCGCCACGAGAGAGCTGGCTGCGCGTCATCCTCGTGGACGGCGGGCTGCCGAGACCCGGCACCCAGATCCACGTGCCGCTCACCGCAGGCCGCTCCGCCTACCTCGACCTGGGCTGGGAGCCCTATCGGCTGGCCGTCGAATACGACGGCCAAGACCACCACACCTCGGCCGCCGACCAGCGCCACGACGGCGCCCGCCGGGAGGAGCTGCAGCGGCGCGGGTGGCACGTCATCCCCGTCCGCAAGGACGTGATCCCCGGCCAGGCGGCCGCCCTGCTGGAGCACGTGGCCAACGCCCTCATCGCCCGGGGCTGGCGACCCGACCCGGCCCAGACGACCCGCATCCTGTCCCGCATCCGCGCCGTCCGCCGCAGGCGCCGGTGA